The genome window AAAAGTTCTGAGGAAAGTTAAAAACAAAAAAGTATGTAATTACGAAAAACTTCGTTTAGAAGTAGCAATGTTCTTACCTATAAAGGTTAGATTTAATGAGAAAAAGTTAAATAAACTTTGCAAAAAGAAGAAAAAAAGTGAAGAGATTTCTGCCATAAAGATATTTTACTTAACAAAGAAAGGAAACTTGGATAGAGCTTTCAACTTATTCAAGAGAGAGAAAGAAAAGATTGTTAAAAGTTATGAAAAAAGCATAGTCGTTAAAGNNNNNNNNNNGCTTTGAACGTTCTTTTAGAGAAGTTAATGCTAGCGAATGGTTATTCAGAAGCTTATGAAATTAGTAGGAGTTTGCTAGGAGATACAGTTTCTGACTGTCGACTTGGAAGTATTGCTGTTATATCAGGGGTTAGAATTGGTAAAATGAAAGATGTAAAAGATATAGTTTCAGCTATCAGGGGGTGTAAGGATAACCTTAGCTTAGTAGCAAAGACAGTTTACGAAAATGCTATTTTGGAGGAGGAACTGAAAGGTGAGTGATCTATTTAAGCACCTTAATCCAATTGCGGAAACTGCTTCATACTATCTTGAAAGATCTAAAGTTATTCAAGGAAATATTGCTAATGCGGATACACCTTTTTATAAACCAAAAGATCTAGTTTTTGAGAAAGAGCTTGAAAAAGCTCTAAAACTAAAAAGAACGGATCCTAAACATATCGATCCAACTATATCTGGAAAAAAGTTTAAACTTGTAGAACTTAATAACATTACTGGTTATGATATGAACAGAGTAAATGTGAATGAAGAGCTTGCTAAGCTTGCTGAAAGTGCGATTATGTTTAAGTCTCTAAACGAAGTTCTAAAAAAGGAGATAGGGAAACTTAAGTTGAGCATTCAGGGGAGGTAATAGATGATATTTAAAGGTTTAGAGATCTCCCTTACAGGTATGGAGGCTCAGAGGGTTCGTATAGATGTTCATTCCAGCAACCTTGCTAATGCTAACTCTGTAGATGAAAATGGGCAACCTTATAGACGTAAGATACCTATATTTGAAGCAGTTCTTGAAGAAGCTGGTAAGACAGAAAGCTATAAAGTAAGAGTTAAAAAGATAGTTGAAGATCCTTCCCCATTTAAGCTTAAGTTTGATCCGACCAATCCTTTAGCAGATGAAAAGGGATATGTTCGATTACCAAACGTAGACCCATTAAAGGAAATGGTAGATATGATCTCAGCTATGAGAACATATGAGGCAAACCTTACTGCGTTTAACACTCACAAAGGAATGCTCCTTTCAGCTATGGATATTTTAAAGGCTTAAGGTTAAGATAAGAGAGGTAAACCATGAAAGTAAAGTTCTCCACACTTTACTCTCCGATCCTTAATGTAAAAGAAGAGAAAAAAGAATCAAAAAGTGGTTTTGGCGAAATTTTACAGCGCTTTATAGAGGACGTTAACTCTGACCTTAAAAATGCTAAGAAAGCAGAAGAAGCTTTAATCGATGGAAATGTAAGTAACTTGGAAGAAACAATGTATAAAATAGAAAAAGCGGATCTTTCCTTAAGGCTTCTTGTAGAAATAAGAAATAAAGCTATCGAAAGCTATCAAGAAATAATGAGAATGCAAGTCTAAAAAAGGAGTTAAAATAGGTGGACGCGAAAGAAATACAAACAAAATTAAGGGAGTTCTTTAAGGAAAATTTAAATCCAAAGACAATAGTTTTGGTTTTATCAGCACTTACACTTGTTTCTTTCCTTTTTTTTGTAGCATCTAAAAGTCTATCGAATAAAAACTATGCAGTTCTCTATACTCAACTGAGTCCTGATGATGCTGGAGCTATTCTATCCGTCCTTCAAGAGGAAAAAATTCCTTACAAAGTAGAAGGTGGAGGAAGTATTATTCTTGTTCCAGAAGATAAGGTCTACGATGTAAGGTTAAAGCTTGCAGCAAAAGGTCTTCCTCATGGAAAGATTGTAGGATTTGAAATTTTTGATGATCCAAAATTGGGAATAACTCAATTTCAGGAAAACGTTGAATTTTTAAGAGCTTTAGAAGGAGAACTTCAGCGAACAATAAAAAGAATTGGGGCAGTGAAAGATGTAAAGGTAAACATTGCATTACCTAAGGATTCTCTTTTTGTTAGAGAATCTGAAGAGCCTAAAGCTTCTGTTCTTGTGGATCTGTGGCCTGGAAAGGA of Desulfurobacteriaceae bacterium contains these proteins:
- the fliE gene encoding flagellar hook-basal body complex protein FliE, which gives rise to MKVKFSTLYSPILNVKEEKKESKSGFGEILQRFIEDVNSDLKNAKKAEEALIDGNVSNLEETMYKIEKADLSLRLLVEIRNKAIESYQEIMRMQV
- the flgB gene encoding flagellar basal body rod protein FlgB, producing the protein MSDLFKHLNPIAETASYYLERSKVIQGNIANADTPFYKPKDLVFEKELEKALKLKRTDPKHIDPTISGKKFKLVELNNITGYDMNRVNVNEELAKLAESAIMFKSLNEVLKKEIGKLKLSIQGR
- the flgC gene encoding flagellar basal body rod protein FlgC, which gives rise to MIFKGLEISLTGMEAQRVRIDVHSSNLANANSVDENGQPYRRKIPIFEAVLEEAGKTESYKVRVKKIVEDPSPFKLKFDPTNPLADEKGYVRLPNVDPLKEMVDMISAMRTYEANLTAFNTHKGMLLSAMDILKA